The Verrucomicrobiia bacterium genome includes a window with the following:
- the nuoL gene encoding NADH-quinone oxidoreductase subunit L yields the protein MNGILHNLWLIPVFPLLAAALSAVSKQRHRLFAASLAIGSMGLSLILSCAAFAAVLARSHQGLTSREVFNFPWFQMGEGWVKLGWVLDPLTAMMLVMVCLVGLLIFIYSLGYMAHDENFTRFFCFLSLFAAAMLGLVIANSLLLFFMCWELVGLTSYLLIGFWYHKPSAERAALKAFITTRIGDLAFLLGIVWLYSQTGTLLFYDGGRGCIEQSALGALLSRTTALGMAASTGIGLLIFCGAIGKSGQVPLHVWLPDAMEGPTPVSALIHAATMVAAGVFLVARVYPLMAVSHGGAPSGALIVVTWVGAITAVFAATIAVAQIDIKRILAYSTVSQLGFMMMGLGAGGVAVGMFHLMTHAFFKALLFLGAGSVIHGCRDEQDVRCMGGLRRFMPLTFATYAIGMMALSGVPLFFSGFWSKDEILHAAHGWSISRLPFYLGAAGAFLTAFYMTRQVFYVFFGNCRLALGKTTASEQRTMAHAGLPAREHPHIELPAEPHESPLVMIVPLAVLAFFSIVLGFIGTPIWPWFQAFLNGEHVSANAAALFEKGMPALLLTSSIIVFAGIGLGWWFYGRQPVASSEEPDVLECLWPNLFRLLHRKYFVDEIYQWAVVGLNDLWAKTCAWLEEHVWNGAVNLVSYIAVGLAWLDRLLDEYVVNLGFDESCRGLRRGGALFSRIQDGRVQHYLRILSVALGILVLILIWGCRAS from the coding sequence GTGAACGGGATTTTGCACAATCTCTGGCTCATTCCTGTCTTCCCGCTGCTGGCTGCGGCCCTCAGTGCTGTTTCCAAACAACGCCACCGGCTGTTTGCCGCCTCGCTGGCTATCGGCTCGATGGGCTTGTCGCTTATTCTGTCGTGCGCCGCCTTTGCCGCCGTGCTGGCCCGCTCCCACCAGGGCCTCACCTCACGCGAGGTTTTCAATTTCCCATGGTTCCAAATGGGAGAGGGTTGGGTGAAACTAGGCTGGGTTCTGGACCCGCTCACGGCGATGATGCTGGTGATGGTCTGTTTGGTGGGGTTGCTCATCTTTATCTATTCGCTGGGTTACATGGCCCACGACGAGAATTTCACGCGCTTTTTCTGTTTCCTCTCGCTGTTTGCCGCCGCGATGCTGGGGCTGGTTATTGCCAACAGCCTGCTGCTGTTTTTCATGTGCTGGGAGTTGGTGGGCCTGACCTCCTATCTGCTCATCGGGTTCTGGTATCATAAACCCAGCGCGGAGCGCGCGGCCCTAAAGGCCTTTATCACCACCCGAATTGGCGACCTCGCCTTTTTGCTTGGCATCGTTTGGCTCTACTCCCAAACCGGGACGCTGCTTTTTTATGATGGTGGCCGGGGTTGCATCGAACAATCGGCTCTAGGCGCTTTGCTCAGCCGGACCACTGCTCTGGGTATGGCTGCATCCACCGGAATCGGACTGCTGATCTTTTGCGGCGCCATCGGCAAATCAGGCCAAGTCCCTCTCCATGTCTGGCTGCCTGACGCCATGGAGGGACCTACTCCGGTCAGCGCCCTGATTCACGCGGCGACCATGGTGGCGGCGGGGGTGTTTCTCGTCGCCCGAGTTTATCCGTTGATGGCTGTCTCGCACGGCGGGGCCCCGAGTGGCGCTCTGATCGTGGTGACCTGGGTTGGAGCCATTACGGCGGTGTTTGCGGCCACTATCGCTGTGGCCCAAATCGACATCAAACGCATTCTCGCCTACTCGACAGTGTCGCAACTGGGTTTCATGATGATGGGTCTGGGCGCCGGTGGAGTGGCAGTGGGCATGTTCCATCTCATGACGCACGCGTTTTTCAAGGCCCTGCTGTTCCTGGGCGCCGGTTCCGTCATCCATGGCTGCCGCGACGAGCAGGATGTCCGTTGTATGGGCGGGCTGCGCCGGTTTATGCCATTGACTTTCGCTACATACGCCATCGGCATGATGGCTCTTAGCGGCGTGCCGCTGTTCTTCTCCGGCTTTTGGAGCAAGGACGAAATTCTCCATGCAGCCCATGGCTGGAGCATTTCGCGGTTGCCGTTCTATCTCGGTGCGGCGGGCGCCTTTCTCACCGCCTTTTACATGACCCGACAGGTCTTTTATGTCTTCTTCGGCAATTGCCGGCTGGCCCTGGGAAAGACGACCGCCTCCGAGCAACGCACCATGGCCCACGCCGGCCTTCCGGCCAGGGAACATCCGCACATCGAGTTGCCCGCTGAGCCGCATGAAAGCCCTCTGGTCATGATTGTTCCTCTGGCGGTACTGGCCTTCTTTTCGATCGTGCTCGGCTTCATTGGCACGCCGATTTGGCCGTGGTTCCAGGCATTCCTTAATGGGGAACATGTCTCGGCGAACGCCGCGGCGCTTTTTGAAAAGGGGATGCCGGCGCTTCTGCTGACTTCCTCAATCATTGTCTTTGCGGGCATCGGGCTGGGCTGGTGGTTCTACGGGCGCCAACCGGTTGCCAGCAGCGAGGAACCCGACGTCCTCGAATGTCTTTGGCCTAACCTTTTCCGGTTGCTTCACCGGAAGTATTTTGTCGATGAAATCTATCAATGGGCAGTTGTGGGCCTGAACGACCTTTGGGCAAAAACCTGTGCCTGGCTCGAAGAGCACGTTTGGAACGGAGCCGTCAACCTGGTTTCTTATATCGCGGTTGGCCTGGCCTGGCTGGATCGGTTGCTGGACGAATACGTGGTCAACCTGGGTTTTGATGAGAGTTGTCGCGGCCTGAGACGCGGCGGAGCGCTCTTTTCCAGGATTCAGGATGGCCGGGTGCAGCATTATTTGCGAATCCTCAGTGTGGCCCTGGGCATCCTGGTCTTGATTTTGATTTGGGGGTGCCGCGCATCATGA
- the nuoK gene encoding NADH-quinone oxidoreductase subunit NuoK, whose amino-acid sequence MVPLQAYLLVSALLFAIGLAGALTRRNAIIVLVAIELMLNAANLNFIAFWRYGPHPESLTGVLFVIFSIGVAAAEAAVGLALIISIYRHYKTSNVDTINSMKG is encoded by the coding sequence ATGGTACCCTTGCAGGCTTATTTGCTGGTTTCGGCGCTACTGTTCGCCATCGGCCTGGCGGGAGCGTTGACGCGCCGCAACGCCATCATCGTTCTGGTGGCCATCGAGTTGATGCTCAATGCCGCCAACCTCAATTTCATCGCCTTTTGGCGGTACGGTCCGCATCCCGAATCACTCACAGGCGTTCTGTTCGTGATTTTCTCAATCGGGGTTGCCGCCGCCGAGGCCGCTGTTGGACTGGCGTTGATTATATCAATTTACCGGCATTATAAAACCTCGAACGTGGACACCATCAATTCGATGAAAGGCTGA
- a CDS encoding NADH-quinone oxidoreductase subunit J, producing MPIFLLIALMTLAGAIAAITLRNLVHCALALTVTFAGLAMFYLQLNAQFVGFAQILVYIGAVAILIVFAILLTRGGEPQVQAVFSSSWAVGAIIALAVFGILTGVIFSTRALPKRVAAAAEAPVRQIGDELMNHYVLPLEVVGLLLTAALIGAVIIAMHNREA from the coding sequence ATGCCCATTTTCCTGCTCATTGCCCTGATGACTCTGGCCGGGGCCATTGCGGCAATCACCTTGCGCAACCTGGTCCACTGCGCGCTGGCTCTTACTGTGACCTTCGCGGGACTCGCCATGTTTTATCTTCAACTCAACGCCCAATTCGTCGGGTTCGCCCAAATCTTGGTTTATATCGGGGCCGTAGCCATCCTCATTGTGTTTGCGATTCTTCTGACCCGTGGCGGCGAGCCACAAGTTCAGGCGGTTTTCTCATCCTCCTGGGCCGTCGGCGCGATCATTGCCCTGGCCGTCTTTGGGATTTTGACAGGAGTGATTTTTTCGACAAGGGCATTGCCGAAGCGTGTCGCGGCGGCAGCCGAAGCGCCGGTTCGGCAAATTGGGGATGAACTGATGAACCATTATGTCTTGCCCCTCGAAGTGGTGGGCCTGTTGCTGACAGCGGCCTTAATCGGCGCGGTCATTATCGCCATGCACAACAGGGAGGCTTGA
- the nuoH gene encoding NADH-quinone oxidoreductase subunit NuoH — translation MTDQLFVALKHWLVGAAPAGWQPVLSALISVVALIAVFASLFALTTILERKGLGRIQNRYGPNRVGPWGVLQPLADGLKALTKEDVVPRAADWWVHFLAPLVLVAPAFLALAVLPMGRGMAAVDLDSGVLFFFAVGAATELSVFMAGWASRNKYSLLGAMRAMAQMISYEVPLILASVTVIMMAGSLSTVTIVHAQTGYSGWVPHWFVLTPWGLAGFVLFMIAGAAESNRSPFDLPEGESEIIAGYYTEYSGFKFALFFLGEYIGMFAVSGLAITLFLGGWHAPLPFLTWVPSYVWFFAKLLALIAVFIWVRGTLPRLRMDQLMNFAWKFMLPMALLNILIAGLWRFLPNELERWLVCSVGTVGSYVVLARTLFARSSVSRRTYHYAD, via the coding sequence ATGACGGACCAGCTCTTCGTCGCGCTCAAGCACTGGCTGGTCGGCGCCGCCCCGGCAGGTTGGCAGCCCGTTTTATCGGCGTTGATTTCCGTTGTCGCGCTCATTGCGGTTTTCGCATCGCTATTTGCCTTAACCACTATTCTCGAACGCAAGGGCCTGGGCCGAATCCAAAATCGCTATGGCCCAAACCGGGTTGGCCCTTGGGGCGTCCTCCAACCGCTTGCGGACGGGTTAAAGGCCCTGACCAAAGAGGACGTCGTTCCACGCGCGGCCGATTGGTGGGTTCATTTCCTGGCGCCGCTGGTGCTGGTGGCGCCGGCCTTTCTGGCCTTGGCCGTGCTGCCAATGGGCAGAGGCATGGCCGCCGTCGATCTGGATTCGGGCGTGCTGTTCTTCTTCGCGGTGGGCGCGGCCACCGAGTTGTCAGTGTTCATGGCCGGCTGGGCCAGCCGCAACAAATACTCCCTGTTGGGCGCGATGCGGGCGATGGCCCAGATGATCAGTTATGAAGTGCCGCTGATACTGGCGTCGGTGACAGTGATAATGATGGCCGGCTCGCTCTCAACGGTCACCATAGTCCATGCGCAGACCGGCTACTCCGGTTGGGTGCCGCACTGGTTTGTTCTGACGCCCTGGGGTCTGGCCGGTTTTGTCCTCTTTATGATCGCGGGTGCAGCCGAATCGAACCGCTCCCCTTTCGACTTGCCTGAGGGTGAATCAGAGATTATTGCCGGTTATTACACCGAGTATTCCGGCTTTAAATTCGCATTATTCTTCTTGGGTGAGTACATCGGCATGTTCGCTGTGAGCGGGCTGGCCATCACTCTCTTTCTGGGCGGCTGGCATGCCCCGCTGCCATTTCTGACATGGGTCCCCTCGTACGTGTGGTTTTTTGCAAAACTCCTGGCCCTCATTGCAGTCTTTATTTGGGTGCGGGGCACCCTGCCGCGGCTGCGCATGGACCAACTCATGAACTTCGCCTGGAAATTCATGCTGCCGATGGCGCTGCTCAACATTCTCATCGCCGGGCTTTGGCGTTTTTTGCCAAACGAACTCGAACGCTGGCTGGTCTGTAGTGTGGGAACGGTTGGGTCTTACGTCGTGCTGGCCCGGACTCTGTTCGCTCGCAGCAGCGTTTCCAGGCGGACTTATCATTATGCCGATTGA
- a CDS encoding 4Fe-4S dicluster domain-containing protein, with protein sequence MLGEGIIKGLTETARNFLGSYVHEERLVTVQYPEERLPQKEAARNFPFLVYDGSDWQKGLRCVACQICEKECPPKCIFIVKDTAKKPDYIGKLQFQPKVFDIDVSVCMSCQICVEVCPFDAIKMDVEYELSTEDRFAQLLLDKKQLAKSNQYYHKIHPAEATEIDGRLAAEKAKAEAKTKADAETKTKAAAAPKSAVTPVAQKPERVPALSQ encoded by the coding sequence ATGTTAGGCGAAGGCATCATTAAAGGTTTAACCGAAACGGCCCGCAATTTTCTGGGCAGCTATGTTCATGAAGAGCGGCTGGTGACCGTTCAATATCCGGAAGAGCGCCTCCCGCAAAAAGAGGCGGCGCGCAATTTTCCATTCCTGGTCTATGACGGAAGCGACTGGCAAAAGGGGTTGCGCTGCGTTGCGTGCCAGATTTGCGAGAAGGAATGCCCGCCCAAATGCATTTTTATCGTCAAGGACACCGCCAAGAAACCCGATTACATTGGCAAACTACAGTTTCAGCCCAAGGTCTTCGACATCGATGTCTCGGTGTGCATGAGCTGCCAGATTTGCGTCGAGGTCTGCCCATTCGACGCGATTAAGATGGATGTCGAGTATGAACTGAGCACGGAGGATCGTTTTGCGCAATTGCTGCTCGATAAAAAGCAGCTCGCCAAATCCAATCAGTACTATCACAAAATCCATCCCGCGGAGGCCACAGAGATTGATGGCCGCCTGGCTGCTGAGAAGGCCAAGGCGGAGGCCAAAACCAAGGCGGATGCGGAAACCAAAACCAAAGCGGCTGCAGCGCCAAAATCCGCAGTCACCCCCGTTGCGCAAAAGCCTGAGAGGGTCCCCGCTCTAAGCCAATGA
- a CDS encoding NADH-quinone oxidoreductase subunit D, producing the protein MGPQHPSTHGVFRMDVVLDGERVLKLKPVFGYLHRNHEKIGEGTTFLASMPYTDRLDYFCSLTNNWAYALAVEKLAGLQVPERAEYIRIIAAELTRLLNHTCLGGFLLQDMGASGTPLMYAFREREKILDLFESLTGARMMCNYMRFGGCRCDLPPGWLEQARQVTAQFPQFLDEFEALLNENEILMSRTQGVGVLPGALAINASVTGPMLRASGVNYDIRKTDSYGIYERFQFRVPLGEHGDVYDRYMIRVLEMRESTKILERALRDIPSGPIIDPKAKLRGFRPKPGEAYGRIEGPKGELGFYLISDGSPNPYRYRVRPPSLINLTILEDMCLGHHVADVVIILGSVDIVLGEVDR; encoded by the coding sequence ATGGGGCCGCAGCATCCCTCGACTCACGGCGTGTTTCGCATGGATGTGGTCCTGGATGGAGAGCGGGTCCTCAAGCTCAAACCGGTGTTTGGTTACCTGCACCGCAATCATGAGAAGATTGGAGAAGGAACAACGTTTCTGGCCTCGATGCCTTATACGGACCGGCTGGATTATTTCTGTTCGCTGACCAACAACTGGGCCTATGCCTTGGCGGTCGAGAAGCTCGCCGGCCTGCAAGTTCCCGAGCGGGCCGAATACATCCGCATCATCGCCGCCGAGTTGACGCGCCTCCTGAACCACACCTGCCTGGGCGGCTTTCTGCTCCAAGACATGGGCGCCTCGGGCACGCCGCTGATGTATGCTTTCCGCGAACGGGAGAAGATACTCGACCTATTCGAGTCGCTCACCGGGGCGCGGATGATGTGCAATTACATGCGCTTTGGCGGCTGCCGCTGTGACCTGCCCCCCGGCTGGCTCGAACAAGCCCGCCAAGTCACGGCGCAATTCCCGCAGTTCCTGGACGAGTTCGAGGCGCTGCTGAATGAAAACGAAATCCTCATGTCTCGCACGCAGGGGGTGGGCGTCCTGCCAGGCGCTCTGGCCATCAACGCCAGTGTCACCGGGCCGATGCTTCGCGCCAGCGGCGTCAATTATGATATTCGCAAGACGGACTCCTACGGCATTTATGAGCGCTTTCAATTCCGCGTTCCTCTGGGTGAGCACGGGGATGTTTATGATCGCTACATGATTCGCGTGCTGGAGATGCGCGAATCCACAAAAATTCTCGAACGGGCCTTGCGCGATATCCCCTCAGGCCCGATTATAGACCCTAAAGCCAAGCTGCGCGGGTTCCGGCCCAAACCGGGCGAGGCATACGGGCGGATTGAAGGCCCTAAAGGCGAGTTGGGTTTTTATCTAATTAGCGACGGCTCGCCCAACCCGTATCGCTACCGGGTGCGTCCGCCGAGCCTGATTAATTTGACGATATTGGAAGACATGTGCCTTGGGCATCATGTGGCGGATGTGGTCATCATCCTGGGCAGCGTGGATATTGTTTTGGGCGAGGTCGATCGATGA
- a CDS encoding NADH-quinone oxidoreductase subunit C: protein MEPLEQIKARAEAAVPGARIEVIANGSPSGQHSFLVDNKHAFAVAQFLRDDPLLRLDYASNVTGVDWLDAVIKESIKSKQTIEGAEREIVQTTETKKPGFLEAVYHLYSMELRHGPLVLRLRTQDRTENNHLPSLTPLWRGAEFQEREIYDLYGIIFDGHPDLRRLLMWEGFKDFPMRKDYVEPDDYEYEPTPHDEVLERAKEHYS, encoded by the coding sequence ATGGAACCTTTGGAACAAATCAAAGCACGAGCTGAAGCAGCCGTCCCTGGCGCCCGCATCGAGGTGATTGCCAACGGCAGCCCCTCGGGGCAGCATTCGTTTCTCGTGGATAACAAACACGCGTTCGCTGTGGCTCAATTCCTGAGGGACGACCCGCTGCTTCGGCTGGATTATGCCTCGAATGTCACGGGCGTGGATTGGCTGGATGCGGTGATTAAAGAAAGCATCAAGAGCAAGCAAACTATCGAGGGAGCGGAGCGGGAGATTGTGCAGACGACGGAGACAAAGAAGCCTGGGTTTTTGGAGGCCGTTTACCACCTTTACTCCATGGAATTAAGGCATGGCCCGCTGGTTCTGCGGTTGCGCACCCAGGACCGGACTGAGAATAACCATCTGCCCTCCCTTACGCCGCTGTGGCGCGGGGCCGAGTTCCAGGAACGGGAAATCTACGATCTATACGGCATTATTTTTGATGGTCACCCCGACTTGCGCCGTCTGCTGATGTGGGAAGGCTTCAAAGATTTCCCGATGCGCAAAGATTATGTCGAGCCCGACGATTACGAATACGAGCCGACGCCTCACGACGAGGTGCTCGAGCGGGCTAAAGAGCATTACAGCTAA
- a CDS encoding NADH-quinone oxidoreductase subunit B — translation MDDGLRSELSKQGIFTTTLEDLYNWGRKNSIWPLGFGLACCAIEMIAASMARYDLARFGAEVFRPSPRQADLMIVAGTVTKKMAPQVVRLYNQMPEPKYVIAMGACAISGGPFKQGYNVLKGIDRYIPVDVHIPGCPPRPEALLHALMTLQQKIDDQSLTGEHRPAHLVAEAPSEFPVPAFGDHDLVPPNNPQLWRPPALRRSE, via the coding sequence ATGGATGATGGACTGCGCAGCGAACTGAGCAAACAGGGTATCTTCACCACCACGCTCGAAGACCTCTACAACTGGGGCCGCAAGAATTCCATTTGGCCACTGGGTTTTGGCTTGGCCTGCTGCGCCATTGAAATGATAGCCGCGTCGATGGCCCGATACGACCTGGCCCGTTTCGGGGCTGAGGTGTTCCGTCCCTCGCCGCGCCAGGCGGACCTGATGATCGTGGCGGGGACCGTCACCAAAAAAATGGCGCCGCAAGTGGTCCGTTTGTACAACCAGATGCCCGAGCCGAAATATGTCATCGCGATGGGGGCCTGCGCGATTTCCGGCGGGCCATTCAAGCAAGGCTATAACGTGCTCAAGGGCATCGACCGCTACATCCCGGTGGATGTCCACATCCCGGGCTGCCCGCCACGACCCGAGGCGCTGCTGCACGCGCTGATGACGTTGCAGCAAAAGATCGATGACCAATCCCTCACCGGTGAACATCGCCCAGCCCATCTGGTTGCCGAGGCGCCCAGCGAATTTCCCGTCCCTGCCTTCGGTGATCACGACCTGGTTCCCCCGAACAACCCTCAACTGTGGCGGCCCCCGGCTCTGAGGAGGAGCGAATAG
- a CDS encoding NADH-quinone oxidoreductase subunit A, producing MPAESQPYLFIVLLLAGAVVFALAPLALAWLWARKFSPRKPGPTKNAIYECGLESKGDAWVQFKAEYYIYAIIFLIFDVETLFVLPFAVSFRGLSAGGFLAMLVFLLLLAEGLAWAWQKGVLTWK from the coding sequence ATGCCGGCTGAAAGCCAACCCTATTTATTCATTGTTCTTTTGCTGGCTGGCGCTGTGGTTTTCGCCTTGGCTCCCTTGGCCCTGGCGTGGCTGTGGGCGCGCAAGTTTTCCCCTCGCAAACCGGGTCCGACCAAGAATGCCATCTACGAGTGCGGTTTGGAATCCAAAGGTGATGCTTGGGTGCAGTTCAAAGCCGAGTATTACATCTATGCGATTATCTTTTTGATCTTTGATGTCGAGACGCTGTTTGTGCTGCCGTTTGCTGTCTCGTTCCGAGGGTTGTCCGCCGGGGGTTTTCTGGCGATGCTGGTCTTTCTCCTGTTGTTAGCTGAAGGACTGGCTTGGGCCTGGCAGAAGGGGGTTTTAACGTGGAAATGA
- a CDS encoding DNA polymerase IV: protein MNLLIEMGANIEQMSIDEAYLDVSAMCQAEDQDGSLLKSVPFAQKLKERIRSERQLTATIGIASNKLLAKIASDHKKPDGLTLIPEKQKLEFLRPLPVRALYGVGKVTQGILNRVGIETVGDLQDYPGDLRALVGSFGPKLKEFAFGQDDRALDSGDEIKSISGEETFLKDTQDRRVLRGCLRAQAEDIAARLKRRRLGAHTVQVKIRYGDFTTLTRQITVESPLTEAREIYRLGCFLLGREKLVSRPLRLLGLGVAGLREPSAEQLVLL, encoded by the coding sequence ATGAACCTCCTCATTGAGATGGGCGCGAACATCGAGCAAATGTCCATTGACGAGGCGTACCTGGATGTGTCGGCCATGTGCCAGGCAGAGGACCAGGATGGGTCCCTGCTTAAGTCCGTGCCTTTTGCGCAAAAGCTGAAGGAGCGTATCCGCTCAGAGCGCCAATTGACGGCCACAATCGGGATAGCCTCAAATAAATTGCTGGCCAAAATCGCCAGCGACCACAAGAAACCGGATGGCCTGACGCTTATCCCCGAAAAACAGAAGCTGGAGTTTTTGCGCCCGCTGCCGGTGCGCGCCTTATACGGGGTAGGCAAGGTGACGCAGGGGATTTTGAACCGGGTCGGGATTGAGACCGTCGGCGACCTTCAGGATTATCCAGGGGATTTGCGCGCGCTGGTCGGCTCGTTTGGGCCAAAGCTCAAGGAATTTGCGTTCGGCCAGGATGACCGCGCTCTGGACTCAGGTGATGAGATCAAGAGTATCAGTGGTGAGGAGACGTTTTTGAAAGATACCCAGGATCGGAGGGTGCTGCGCGGCTGTTTGCGCGCGCAAGCCGAGGACATCGCGGCGAGGCTCAAGCGCCGGCGCCTGGGCGCCCACACAGTGCAAGTCAAAATCCGATATGGCGACTTTACCACACTCACGCGGCAGATCACGGTCGAATCTCCGCTGACGGAAGCCCGGGAAATTTACCGGCTGGGCTGCTTTCTGCTTGGCCGTGAGAAGCTGGTGTCACGCCCGCTGCGATTGCTGGGCCTTGGCGTGGCCGGCTTGCGCGAACCCAGCGCTGAACAACTGGTGTTGCTTTAA
- a CDS encoding DUF1080 domain-containing protein — protein sequence MTISIWTMLAVTGGETKPRWISLFNGKDLSGWTVRGKATWSVQDGVLVGIGGMGHIYTDAACTNFEAKGMFRVTSQGAIPNSGFYFRANSPVDDENDFPRGYEAQICSHGEGYTGWLWKPGKPTGKAAELLTRDGEWFNYRIRAVGAHIQFWIDGKLVMSYDDTEYKSGHFAIQGHNPGMKVEAKELCYLDLN from the coding sequence TTGACAATTTCGATTTGGACGATGCTGGCCGTGACCGGCGGAGAAACCAAACCGAGATGGATTTCTTTGTTCAACGGCAAAGACCTCAGCGGCTGGACGGTTCGCGGCAAGGCAACCTGGTCAGTCCAAGACGGAGTCCTGGTGGGCATTGGGGGCATGGGCCACATCTATACGGACGCCGCATGTACAAATTTTGAGGCAAAGGGCATGTTCCGCGTGACCAGCCAGGGAGCGATACCCAACAGCGGGTTTTATTTTCGCGCCAATTCGCCAGTAGATGACGAGAATGACTTTCCACGGGGTTACGAGGCTCAGATTTGTAGTCACGGCGAAGGCTATACCGGATGGCTCTGGAAACCGGGCAAGCCGACCGGCAAAGCGGCAGAACTGCTCACCAGAGACGGTGAATGGTTTAATTATCGCATTCGGGCCGTGGGCGCACACATTCAGTTTTGGATCGATGGCAAATTGGTTATGAGTTATGATGACACCGAATACAAGAGCGGCCACTTTGCGATCCAGGGTCACAATCCCGGCATGAAGGTTGAAGCCAAGGAGTTGTGCTATTTGGATTTGAACTGA